The nucleotide sequence GGAACGGGACCACCACCACATCCCCGGCGCTATAGCTACTAAAGCCCAGCAAACGCGGCGTCGTCACTGGCAGAATCCCACTCGGGAGAAAGGGTGGCCTCAAGCGCCTGCAACTCCGCATCGGCAAACACGGCCTTCTGGAGCCGCACCTCGCCTGCCGGGTTGATCAGAAACTCGACCCGATCACCCGCACCGAGTGCGAGCGCCTCGCGGACCTGTTTGGGGATGGTGGCCTGATACTTGGTGGTCATTGTTGACATGGGCATCGCGTCCTCCGTAATGCGTAATATGTATTACCCATTACAGTAATGACACTGGTTTGATTTGTCAATCGGTAGCTACGATGCCACGGGAGCGCCCATAAGGCGCCACCGTTTTTACGGGAGTCCAATCGTTTTTATGCCAATGGCACCAGCGGAGGAAGCCTCACCCCGCGTCCGCACGGTGCGGTCCCGCGCCGACCGCCGCGTTATCGCGTCGGCGGCGACGACCAGTGCACGAAGTACGGCAACATCACGCCACACACGCCGACAATCAGCACGCTGACGTACACCAGCGGCGACAGATCGAGCATCACATGGGCACGCGCATTGGCGCGCAGCGTGGCAACCATCCCCAGCGTCATGAAGTACGAGATCACGCTCATCAGCCAGAGCATCATGTCCGAGAAGGCCACGATCGTCGCTTCTCGCTGTTCCGGTGCGAGCCAGAGAGCTTTGTAGGGAATGCTAATGTTGTCGTCCTTCAACGAGCCCTTCGCCATCGCGAACCCCACGCCGATCGCCGGAAAGAGCGCGGCGAGCATCGCCCAGAGCGCAAAGAAGGCGGCTTTGCTGCTGTATCCATCCGGCACGCCGCTCGCGTCAAACTTCGACACGAGCGGATCGGGCGCCGTGGGCCAGTAATAGGCGAACGCCGCAACGTTCAGCACCACGGCAACCAGCAACGCAAATCGTGAAGGACGCATGACGAGTTGGTGAGGTCGTGTGTGAAGCGGTCGCCGCTTACGGCGCGGCCGCCGTGCCGCCCAAATGTTTCACCAGCCACTCGGTCAGCATGGTCATCACTTCGGCGCTGACCTTGTTCGTCGGCAGCGTCGCGTACTCGCTCGGATTGCCGCTCACATGGTGAATGAACAGGTGGTTCAACTCCGGGAACACGCGCACCGTCACGTCCTTGTTGCCACCGGCTCGCATAGCAGCGCCGAGTTTCTCGGCTTGTTCGTATGTCACCTGCTGATCGCTTTGGCCCTGCAACACGAGCGCCGGCACCTTTACTTTGCGGGCCGTGGGCAACGGATCGTACGACAAGAAGAAGCGAATCCACACTTCGGTTTTGGCAATCGAATCCACAGCGGCAATGCTGACCTTGGCGAGCGAATCCCGCTTGGGCTGCGAGAGCGACGTATCGTGCTCGAGCGCGAACCGCTGCTGAAAGCGAATGATGTCGTGCCCGGTGTAGGCTGGGCCGGCCAACAACACGATGCCGGCAAGTGTCGGCTCGGTGCTCGCTACCAGCGGCGCAATGATGCCGCCTTCGCTGTGGCCCACCAAGCCGAGTCGCTTGGCGTCGATCTCTTTGCGTGTGCGCAAATAAGCGAGCGCGGCCTTGATGTCTTCTGCGTAATCGGCCGTCGTACCAATCTGCCCACCACTGGCGCCAATCGTGCGGTCATCCAAACGGAGCACTGCAATCCCACGGCGCCCGAGCGCGTCCGCGACTTGGCGGAACGGCCGAAACCCCCCGGCCACCGGGATGTACTCGTCACGATCCTGCTGCCCGCTGCCGGTGATCGTCACAATCGCCCCGACTGGACCCTTGGCATTCTTGGGCAGCGTGAGTGTGCCGCCCAGTGTGATGCCGCCTTGTCCCTTGACCGTGACTTCTTCAGCAGTGTACGGCGCGTCCTTCGGTGCCGAATAGTCGGGCTTGCCGACTTTGAGGCTCGCCGCCGCTTCAGCGGTGATGCGCTCGAGGGTCAGCCCACCTGGGAGCGTTCCGCCCAAGATCCTTCCCTCGGCGTCCACACGCAGGCGCTGCGCTTGGTTCGCAATCGTCGCAATGATCGAGTCGTTGCCGACGCGCGTCATCGTCACGAGCACCGTCGCACCGCCGGAAAGCGAAAAATACGGTTCGTCGAGCGAGGTGGTCCAGCTGCGGTTGGCGCGCGCGCGTCGGGTAAACACTTCAAACAATGCCATCGCGTTGTTCATCGAGGGCACGGCATTCGTTTTTGTGGCAATGCGCTGCGTGCCGTTGGGCAACTCGACGATGGCGGTGTCGCCTTTCATCGTGGTGACAATGTGCTGCATCGCTTTGTCGTCAACCGTCGCGTTGGCCGCATACACGTCGAGGGTGAACGTATACACGGTGTTGTTCGCTCCGAGCGTGACCGCGTAATCCACGCGTGGCGCGCCTTTGGCCGAGACTGAGCTCGTGATCCCCGTGGGCGCACGGCGGAACCGCTCGATCACCAGCGTGTCGGAGCCGTTGCGAATGATATACGCGCCCGTCTCCACGACCGTCTGCGCGTGGGCTCGGCGCGGCGAGAGTGCGAGCGTGAGCCCAAGCCCAACGACCGCCGCCACCACGGCGGCGATGGTGGCCCAGAACGTGTGGCGCTCATCGCGCGACCGATCCATCTGCGACTGCCCGTAGCTGCTGTCCATCTACGCCTCCGGTTCCGACACGTGCGTCGCCGCGGCGTCTGCCGCACGCGCGTTCCGCGTCACTTTGCGCCCCGCGCGCTTGAGCGCGTCGCGAAGCAGGAATTCGATTTCACCATTCAACGAGCGCAAGTCGTCGTTCGCCCACCGCTGGACAGCGTCCAGCAGGTCGCGATCAACCCGCAGTAGAAACGACTTGCGCTCGGCCACTGTGATGCGCGGTCTAGTAGATGGAGCCAGCGTTCACAATCGGACTCGCCGCGCGCTCGGAG is from Gemmatimonadota bacterium and encodes:
- a CDS encoding alpha/beta fold hydrolase is translated as MDSSYGQSQMDRSRDERHTFWATIAAVVAAVVGLGLTLALSPRRAHAQTVVETGAYIIRNGSDTLVIERFRRAPTGITSSVSAKGAPRVDYAVTLGANNTVYTFTLDVYAANATVDDKAMQHIVTTMKGDTAIVELPNGTQRIATKTNAVPSMNNAMALFEVFTRRARANRSWTTSLDEPYFSLSGGATVLVTMTRVGNDSIIATIANQAQRLRVDAEGRILGGTLPGGLTLERITAEAAASLKVGKPDYSAPKDAPYTAEEVTVKGQGGITLGGTLTLPKNAKGPVGAIVTITGSGQQDRDEYIPVAGGFRPFRQVADALGRRGIAVLRLDDRTIGASGGQIGTTADYAEDIKAALAYLRTRKEIDAKRLGLVGHSEGGIIAPLVASTEPTLAGIVLLAGPAYTGHDIIRFQQRFALEHDTSLSQPKRDSLAKVSIAAVDSIAKTEVWIRFFLSYDPLPTARKVKVPALVLQGQSDQQVTYEQAEKLGAAMRAGGNKDVTVRVFPELNHLFIHHVSGNPSEYATLPTNKVSAEVMTMLTEWLVKHLGGTAAAP
- a CDS encoding DUF1648 domain-containing protein, which encodes MRPSRFALLVAVVLNVAAFAYYWPTAPDPLVSKFDASGVPDGYSSKAAFFALWAMLAALFPAIGVGFAMAKGSLKDDNISIPYKALWLAPEQREATIVAFSDMMLWLMSVISYFMTLGMVATLRANARAHVMLDLSPLVYVSVLIVGVCGVMLPYFVHWSSPPTR
- a CDS encoding type II toxin-antitoxin system PrlF family antitoxin, with amino-acid sequence MPMSTMTTKYQATIPKQVREALALGAGDRVEFLINPAGEVRLQKAVFADAELQALEATLSPEWDSASDDAAFAGL
- a CDS encoding Arc family DNA-binding protein, with product MAERKSFLLRVDRDLLDAVQRWANDDLRSLNGEIEFLLRDALKRAGRKVTRNARAADAAATHVSEPEA